A stretch of the Nicotiana tabacum cultivar K326 chromosome 6, ASM71507v2, whole genome shotgun sequence genome encodes the following:
- the LOC107771390 gene encoding DNA polymerase epsilon subunit B-like, whose protein sequence is MMDFPPKLRRQIPKSRLPPTPPLILDPQTVKRERELQTKIYRSRYRERIANENLQKMSGVVRNKVQRKFKMRGYSLKVDALSEVLSFLSHFPSDALDDALELLLDELHHLSLKSAILDREPVHKVATLLLEAEAAVEENPSSSSSPASALRVTDAFIVPKFRYDPVKKFFHEHTGRLPIHGDASAKATLYKDRFLLLFQRLSRDPRFSTLAFDAPTSEYGSCEISPIQSLVGRVGRRWIMGVISQLEDGHFYLEDLTAAVEVNLSSAKITTGFFAENTIVLAEGEMQLDGVFQVRTCGFPPLEDREKSMAFFSGLDFFGGGILTKEETLRLAELEKKAVNDMFVILSDIWLDNEETLGNLETILNGYENVEVVPSLFVLMGNFCSQPFNLSFKSISSLRVQFGKLGQMIASHQRLKEHSRFLFIPGPDDVGPSTVLPRCPLPKYLTEELQKYVPNAIFSSNPCRIKFYTQEIVLFRQDLLYRMRRSCLIPPSTEETSDPFEHLVATIIHQSHLCPLPLAGQPIIWNYDHSLHLYPTPHTIVLADKSEQKAFRYTGVTCFNPGSFSTDGTFVAYRPCNQEVELSAL, encoded by the exons ATGATGGATTTCCCGCCAAAATTGCGCAGACAAATACCTAAAAGCCGTCTCCCGCCTACACCACCACTGATATTAGATCCACAAACagtcaagagagagagagaattgcAAACGAAAATCTATAGGTCCAGATACAGAGAGAGAATTGCAAACGAAAATCTGCAAAAAATGAGTGGAGTTGTAAGGAACAAAGTACAGAGGAAGTTCAAGATGCGGGGTTACTCTCTCAAAGTCGACGCTCTTTCCGAAGTCCTCTCTTTCCTTTCTCATTTTCCTTCCGATGCCCTTGACGACGCTCTTGAACTCCTTCTCGATGAGCTGCACCATCTCTCTT TGAAATCAGCGATTCTGGACAGAGAGCCGGTTCATAAAGTGGCGACTCTTTTATTGGAGGCAGAAGCCGCTGTTGAGGAGAACCCTAGCTCCAGTTCATCACCTGCTTCTGCCCTTCGTGTTACTGATGCTTTTATTGTTCCTAAATTCCGATACGATCCTGTTAAGAAGTTCTTTCACGA GCACACAGGGCGGCTTCCCATTCATGGTGATGCCTCTGCAAAAGCCACCTTATATAAGGATAGATTCCTCTTATTATTCCAGAGGTTATCTCGTGATCCACGGTTTTCAACCCTTGCTTTTGATGCCCCTACTTCAGAGTATGGCAGCTGTGAG ATATCTCCCATTCAATCTCTTGTTGGGCGAGTAGGGAGAAGATGGATAATGGGTGTAATATCTCAGTTGGAGGATGGTCATTTCTACTTGGAAGACCTTACTGCAGCTGTCGAAGTTAATTTATCGAGTGCA AAGATAACTACAGGTTTCTTTGCGGAAAATACAATAGTCCTGGCAGAAGGTGAAATGCAGTTGGATGGTGTTTTTCAG GTCAGGACATGTGGATTTCCTCCATTAGAGGACAGAGAAAAGTCCATGGCATTTTTTTCAGGACTAGACTTCTTTGGTGGTGGTATTCTTACCAAAGAGGAAACT CTTAGACTTGCAGAGCTGGAGAAAAAAGCTGTGAATGACATGTTTGTTATACTATCTGATATCTGGCTGGACAATGAGGAG ACTTTGGGAAATCTGGAGACTATCCTCAATGGTTATGAAAATGTAGAGGTGGTTCCTTCTTTATTTGTCCTCATGGGAAATTTCTGCTCTCAGCCATTTAATCTCTCCTTCAAGTCGATCTCAAGTCTCAG GGTTCAGTTTGGAAAGCTTGGGCAAATGATTGCCTCGCACCAACGACTAAAAGAGCATAGTCGATTTCTGTTTATCCCTGGTCCAGATGATGTAG GTCCTTCAACAGTCTTACCCAGATGTCCTTTGCCTAAATACTTAACTGAAGAACTTCAGAAATATGTTCCCAATGCAATATTCTCCAGTAACCCATGCAG AATCAAGTTTTATACCCAAGAAATTGTACTATTCCGCCAAGATTTGCTTTATAGAATGCGAAGGTCATGTCTGATACCTCCCTCAACAGAAGAAACCAGTGATCCATTTGAGCAT CTTGTTGCAACGATAATACATCAGAGCCATCTCTGCCCCCTTCCTTTGGCAGGTCAACCCATTATCTGGAATTATGATCACAGTCTACACCTTTATCCAACCCCGCATACG ATAGTGTTGGCGGACAAAAGTGAGCAGAAGGCCTTCAGGTACACTGGAGTTACATGCTTTAATCCTGGTTCCTTCTCAACTGATGGCACATTTGTGGCATATCGGCCGTGCAATCAGGAAGTAGAACTCTCAGCATTGTAA